Below is a window of Nocardioides conyzicola DNA.
TGCCGTTGATCGCGACCGGACGACCGGCCTCGAAGCGGATCGTGACGTCCTCGGTGTCGATGACGACGCTCGGGTCCCAGAACTTCACGCCCATGATCGGCTCGACGGTCTCGAGCGAGACATCGAGGTGCTCGAGGGTCTTGGCCTCGTGGGTGGCACCCCAGATGTTGGCGTCGGTCGAGTACGCCTTCTCCTGGCTGTCGCGGTAGGGCAGGTCGTGGTCGACGAGCCACTGGCTCATCTCGTGGCGGCCGCCGAGCTCGGTCACGAAGTCGGCGTCGAGCCAGGGCTTGTAGATGCGCAGGTCGGGGTTGGCCAGCAGGCCGTAGCGGTAGAAGCGCTCGATGTCGTTGCCCTTGAACGTCGAGCCGTCGCCCCAGATGTCGACGCCGTCCTCGTGCATGGCGCGGACCAGCATGGTGCCGGTGACCGCGCGCCCGAGCGGCGTGGTGTTGAAGTAGATCCGCGCGCCGGAGCGGATGTGGAAGGCGCCGCACGCGATCGCGGCCAGGCCCTCCTCGACCAGCGGGAGGCGGCAGTCGACCGCGCGGGCGATCTCCGCGCCGTACTGGACGGCCCGGTCGGGTACGCCGCTGATGTCGGGCTCGTCGTACTGCCCGATGTCGGCGGTGTAGGTGCACGGGATGGCGCCCTTGGCGCGCATCCAGGCCACGGCGACCGAGGTGTCGAGCCCTCCCGAGAACGCGATGCCGACGCGTTCGCCGACGGGGAGGGAGGTCAGGACCTTGCTCACGGAGTGTCTTCCTTCTGGTGGTGGGTGTCGGCGAGGGCCAGGAACCGGCGGGCGAGGTCGTCGCCTCCGCTGGGGTCGCGGCCGATCACGAGCACGGTGTCGTCGCCGGCGATGGTGCCGAGGATGTCGGGGAACTCTGCCTTGTCGAAGGCGGAGGCCAGGAACTGGGCGGCGCCGGGAGGGGTGCGCAGCACGACCAGGTTGGCGCTGGCGTCGGCGCTGACGAGCAGCTCGCCGCACAGCCGGGCCAGCCGGGCCGCCGCGGCGGCGGTCTCCCCCGGCGCCGCGGGTCGTCGGTCGCCACCCTCGGCGGGCACGGCGTAGACGAGCGCGCCGGTCGCCGTACGCACCTTGACGGCGTCGAGCTCGACCAGGTCGCGCGAGAGCGTGGCCTGGGTGACCCGCAGCCCGCTCTCGGCGAGCAGGTCGGCGAGGTCGCTCTGGGAGCGGACCTCGTGCTGGGTGACGATCTCGACGATGCGCTGGTGCCGGGCGTTCTTGGTGGTCGGGCGGAGGGCGGTGTTCATCGGACCTCCTCGGCCAGGAAGCTGATGATCGCCTTCTGGGCGTGACGGCGGTTCTCCGCCTCGTCCCAGACGACGCTCTGCGGCCCGTCGAGCACCTCGGCGTCGATCTCCTTGCCGCGGTAGGCCGGCAGGCAGTGCATCGCGATGGCGTCGGGCTTCGCACGCTCGAACAGGCTCACGGTCAGCGAGTACGGCGCGAAGACCTCCGCGCGGGCCGCCGCCTCGTCCTCCTTGCCCATCGAGATCCAGGTGTCGGTGACGACGACGTCCGCTCCGGTGACGGCGGCGACGGGGTCGGCCTCGAGCACCGCGGAGCCGCCTGTGGTCGCGGCGATGGCCGCCGCCCGCTCGACCATGGCTGCCTCGGGGGCGTAGCCGTCGGGCGAGCTCACCCGGATGTGCATGCCGGCGGTGGCACCGGCGAGCAGCCAGGAGTTGCCCATGTTGCAGGCGCCGTCGCCGACGAAGGCCACGGTCAGCCCGGCGAGCTGCTGCTTGTGCTCCTGGATCGTGAGCAGGTCGGCGAGCAGCTGGCACGGGTGGAAGTCGTCGGTGAGCGCGTTGACCACCGGGACCCCGGAGTGCTCGGCCATCTCCTCGAGGTTGCCCTGCGCGTAGGTCCGCCAGACGATCATCGAGGCCTGACGGCCCAGGACGCGGGCGACGTCGTGCACCGACTCGCGGACCCCGATGCCGGCGAGCGCGCCGTCGACGAGCATCGGGAAACCGCCGAGCTCGGCGATGCCCGCGGCGAACGACGACTGCGTGCGCAGCGTCTGCTTGTCGAAGATCATGGCCACCGTGCGCGGGCCGGCGAGCGGCTTGGCGTCGTACGGCGCGTGCTTGAGCTCAGCTGCGAGCGCGAGCACCTGGGCCTGCTCGGCAGGGGTGAGGTCGTCGTCGGCGAGGAAGTGCCTGATCCGGGGGGCACTCATGACTCCGCTCCCATCGCCTCGTCGAGGATGCCCGGCCAGGCCGCGAGGAACGCGTTGACGTCGTCCTCGGCGAGCACGAGCGGTGGCGCGAGCCGGATCCGCCTCGGGGTCGGGTTGTTGACGATGAAGCCGGCCCGCTGGGCGGCCGCGGCGACGTCGGCGGACGCGTCGGCGGACAGGTCGAGCCCGACGAACAGCCCAGCGCCGCGGACCTCGGTGACCCGCGGGTCGGCGGCCAGGCCGTCGCGGAGCTTGTGCCCGAGGACGGTCACGTGCTCGAGCAGGTCCTCGTCCTCGATGGTCCGGATGACGGCGAGCGCCGCCGCGCAGGCGACGGGGTTGCCGCCGAAGGTGGTGCCGTGGTTGCCCGGCTCGAGGAGGGTGCCGGCGTCGCCGAGGCCGATGCAGGCGCCGATCGGGAAGCCGCCGCCGAGTCCCTTGGCGACCGTGACGATGTCGGGGCGTACGGCGGGGTCGTGCGCGAACCACTCGCCGGTGCGGCCCATGCCCGACTGGATCTCGTCGAGCCACAGGAGCGCGCCGTGCTCGTCGGCGACCGCACGGGCGGCGGCGAGGTAGCCGTCGGGGGGCACGACGACGCCCGCCTCGCCCTGGATCGGCTCGAGCAGGATCGCGGCGGTCGCGCCGGAGACGGCGGCGGCGAGCGCGGCTGCATCGCCGTACGGGACGAACGTGACGTCGCCCGGAAGCGGCTCGAACGGGGCGCGGTAGGCCTCCTTGGAGGTCAGCGCCAGCGCGCCCATCGTGCGGCCGTGGAAGCTGCCCTCCGCGACCACGACCTGGGTGCGGCCGGTGCGGCGGGTCAGCTTGAACGCCGCCTCGTTGGCCTCGGTGCCGGAGTTGGTGAAGAAGACCTTGCCCTCCCCCGGCGCCTTGCCCAGCAGCGCCAGCAGCTTCTCGGCCAGCTCGACCTGGGGGCCGCTCGTGAAGAAGTTGGAGATGTGCCCGAGCGTGCCGAGCTGGCCGGTGACCGCCTCGATGAGCGCAGGGTGGGCATGGCCGAGCGCGTTGACCGCGATGCCGCCGAGGAGGTCGACGTACTCGTTGCCGCCGACGTCCCAGACGTGGGCGCCCTCGCCGCGGGCGAGGACCAGCTTGGGGGGCCCGAAGGTGTTCATCAGGCTCGCGGTGTACCGCTCTGCGTAGGAATCAGTCACTGGGAGTCCCTCGCCTTCCTGGTCTTGGTCTCGACGCCGGGCAGCACCTGGGTGCCGACGCCCTCGTTGGTGAACAGCTCGAGGAGCACGGCGTGCGGCTCGCGGCCGTCCACGACGGTGGCGCGCGGTACGCCGTTCTGCACGGCCAGCAGGCAGGCGCCCATCTTCGGCACCATGCCGCTGGCGAGCGCCGGGATGATCTCGGCGAGTGCCTCGGGGCTGATCTCGCCGATGACGTCGTCGGAGTTGGGCCAGTCGAGGTAGAGACCCTCGACGTCGGTGAGCACGAGCAGCTTCTCGGCCCTCAGCGCGACCGCGAGCGAGGCGGCCGCCGAGTCGGCGTTGACGTTGTGGATCACGCCGTTGACGTCGGGCGCGACGCTGGAGACGACCGGGATGCGACCGGCCTCGATCAGGTCGAGCACCGACTCCGGGCGGACCCGGGCGACCTCGCCGACGAGGCCGAGGTCGACCTCCTCGCCGTCGACGATGGTGCTCGCCGGCTCAGCAGTGAAGAGGCCGGCGTCCTCGCCGGAGCAGCCGACGGCGAGCGGGCCGTGCTCGTTGATGAGCCCGACCAGCTCGCGCTGGACCTGCCCGACGAGGACCATGCGGACGACGTCCATCGCCTCGGGCGTGGTCACGCGGAGACCGCCGCGGAACTCGGACTCGATGCCGAGCCGGTCGAGCATGGTCGAGATCTGGGGGCCGCCGCCGTGGACGACCACGGGCTTGAAGCCGGCGAACCGCAGGAAGGCGATGTCCTCGGCGAACGCGCGCTTCAGGGTGTCGTCGGTCATGGCGTTGCCGCCGTACTTCACCACCACGATCTTGCCGTGGTAGCGCTTCAGCCACGGCAGCGCGGCCGCGAGCGTGCGGGCCTTGGCCTGGTCGGGCTTGCTGATGTCGAACTGGCCGGAGGTGGAGTCGTTCATGACGAGTACGCGCTGTTCTCGTGGACGTAGGCGTGGGTGAGGTCGTTGGTCCAGACGGTCGCCCGCTCGGACCCGGCCTTCAGGTCGATGGTCACGCTCACCTCGCGGGGCTTCAGGTCGACGGTCTCCGGGTCGGCGTGCGGCGTCGACTGCTTGCACACCCACACGCCGTTCATGGCGACGTCGAGGTCGGCGGGGTCGAACGCGGCCCGCGTCGTGCCGATGCTGGCGAGCACGCGGCCCCAGTTGGGGTCGTTGCCGAACACCGCGGCCTTGAAGAGGTTGGACCGCGCGACGCTGCGCCCGACCTCCACCGCCTCGTCCTCGGTCGCGGCGTTGAGCACGGTGATCGCGATCTCGTGGTCGGCGCCCTCCGCGTCGCGGAGCAGCTGCATCGCGAGGTCGGTGCAGGCCTGGGTGAGGGCGTCGGTGAAGTCGGGCAGTGCCGGGGTGATGCCGCTGGCGCCGCTGGCGAGCACGGTGACGGTGTCGTTGGTGGACATGCACCCGTCGGAGTCGAGCCGGTCGAAGCTGACGCGGGTGGCGGCACGTAGCGCGGTGTCGAGGTCGGCGGCGGGGACCACGGCGTCGGTGGTCAGCACGACCAGCATCGTGGCCAGCTGGGGCGCGAGCATGCCGGCACCCTTGGCCATGCCGCCGATCGACCAGCCGGCGCCCTCGACGACGACCTGCTTGCTCACCGAGTCGGTCGTCATGATCGCCTCGGCCGCCTGCTGGCCGCCGTCGCTCGCGAGGGCGTCGTACGCCGCGGACGCGCCGGCGAGCACCTGCTCGCGGTCGTTGGTGAGGCCGATCAGGCCGGTCGAGCAGACCACCACGTCGAGCGCACCGATGCCGAGCCTGTCGGCGACCGTCTCCGCGACGGCGTGGGTGGTCTGGAAGCCCTCGGGGCCGGTGTAGCAGTTGGCGCCGCCGGAGTTGAGGAAGACCGCCCGGACGACGCCGTCCTTGACGACCTCCTGGCTCCAGAGGACAGGGTTGGCCTTGCAGCGGTTGGCGGTGAAGACGCTGGCGGAGTCGAAGGTCGGGCCGTCGTTGACAACGAGCGCGATGTCCTTGGCTCCGGTGGACTTGAGGCCGGCGGCGACGCCGGCGGCCCGGAAGCCTGCGGGATGGGTGATCGTCACGGTGCGATTCCTACGGTGGTGAGGCCCAGGCCTTCGTCGAGGCCGAGCGCGAGGTTCATGCATTGCACGGCAGCGCCGGCGGTGCCCTTGGCCAGGTTGTCCACGGCACCGACGGCGACGAGTCGTCGCGCGTCCTCGTCGACGGTGACCTGCAGGTGCACCGCGTTGGACCCGGTCACCGACTTGGTCTGCGGCCACTGACCCTGCGGGAGCAGGTGGACGAACGGCTCGTCGGCGTACGCCTTGGCGTAGACGTCGTAGGCCTCGTCGGCGCTGACGTCGGACGTCAACCGGGCCGAGCAGGTCGCGAGGATGCCGCGCGCCATCGGCACGAGGAGCGGGGTGAAGCTGACGGCGACGGTGCCGTCGGTCAGCTTCGACAGGTTCTGGGTGATCTCGGGCGTGTGGCGGTGGACCCCGCCGACGCCGTACGCACTGGCGTTGCCCATGGTCTCGCTGCCGAGCAGGTGCGGCTTGGCGGCCTTGCCGGCGCCGCTGGTGCCGGAGGCGGCGACCACGGTGACGTCGGGCTCGACGATGCCGGCGGCGACCGCCGGCGCGAGCGTCAGGCTGGAGATCGTCGGGTAGCAGCCGGGCACGGCGACCCGGGTCGCGCCCCGGAGCAGGTCGCGCTGGCCGGGGAGCTCGGGCAGGCCGTAGGGCCAGGTGCCGGCGTGCTGGCCGCCGTAGAACTTCTCCCACGCGGCGGCGTCGGCGAGCCGGAAGTCGGCGCCGCAGTCGATGACCACGGTCCCCTCGCCGAGCTGGGCGGCGACCCCACCGGACTGGCCGTGCGGCAGGGCCAGGAACACCACGTCGTGCCCGGATAGCGTCTCGATCGTGGTCTCCTCGAGCACCCGGTCGGCCAGCGGCACCAGGTGCGGCTGCAGGGCACCGAGCGGCTGGCCGGCGTTGGATGCGCCGGTGAGCGCGCCGATCTCCACGTCCGGGTGACCGAGCAGGAGGCGGAGCAGCTCACCCCCGGCGTACCCGCTGGCTCCGGCGACGGCGACGGTCTTCCTGGTCATGTGCATGACTATACACATGACTGCATCTTCATTTGCGACGGGGTGGTAACTCGGATGCGCCCCCTCGGTGCACGTCGCTACGTTGCCCATCATGGCGAGACTTGAGTTCCCTGACTACCTGCGGCACATCGAGGACGAGTCCGCGCGGTTGCGCGCGGTGCTGGCCGACTGCGACCCCGAGGCGCGGGTGCCCGGCTGTCCGAACTGGACGGCGGCGGACCTGCTCGCTCACCACGGCGGCGTCCTCGACTTCTGGGCGACGATCATCGAGCGGAGACCGGTGGGACCGGACGACCTCGAGGAGCCGAGCCCACCGGCGTCGTACGCCGAGCGGCTCGCCCTCCACGAGGCCAACGCGGCTCGGCTGGTCGCGGCGCTCGGGGCGGCCGATCCTGCGGAGCCCGCCTGGACCTGGTCCACCGAGCAGACGGTCGGCTTCACCTTCCGGCGCCAGGCGCACGAGGCGCTGATCCACCGCCTGGACGCGGAGCAGACCGCCGGTCAGGTGACGCCCCTCGACCCGGCGCTGGCGGCGGACGGAGTCGACGAGTGCCTCGATGTCATGTTCGGGGGCGCGCCGTCGTGGGGCGAGTTCGCGCCGCTCCCCCACTTCGTCCGGGTCGACGTCACCGACCGCGACGAGTCGTCGTGGGTGCAGATCGGGCGGTTCACCGGCACGGACCCCGACGGCGAGCACCACGACCTCGAGGACATCCGCGTGGTCGCGGCGCCCGGCACCGAGGCCGATGCCGTGGTCAGCGGGCCGGGTCCGGCACTCGATGCCTGGCTGTGGCGCCGAGGGGACGACAGCGACGTGCAGGTGAGCGGCGACCGGGGCGTCTACGACCGCTTCCGACTGGCCGTCAACCACCCGATCAACTGACACCGGGTTTCCCCAGGAGGGGTTCGGGTTACGGTCACACGTAGTGCGATCGTCCGAAGCAGACCCCTCACTCTCGGCTTGGAAGTGCTCCCCGATGTCCGCACCCTCTCGATTCCGGTCCCCGGTCGCCCTCGCAGCCCTGGTGGTCGGCGTGCTCGTCACGACTCTCCTCACGGCTCCCGACGGACCCGCCAACGCCTCCTCCCGGGCGACGCAGAGCAACCCCACCGGACGTGCGGCCGGCAGCCCGAGCAACGGGAGCGGCTACCTCGAGGTCGGCCTGTCGACCACCACCGACGGACAGATCCTGATCACCTGGAAGCGCCCCGGGCCGCTGTCACGGCTAAGGAGCTACGACGTCCAGGTGGGGGTGAACTACCGGCTGACGACCAAGGTGCGGCACTACAAGGTGTCCCGCAAGCGGCAGTCGATCGTCGTCCCGCCGGCGTTCAGCGCCACGCGCTACTCCGGCAACTTCTCCTTCGTGCGGCTCGTCGTGCACCGCAGCAACGGCACCCGCGGCACCAGACCTGCCAAGTGGATCCAGACCCCGCTGGGCGCGGGGTGCCCGAGCGGGAGCGACCGCGCGACCATCGGCACCTTCAACGTGGAGACCTGGGGCGCGGACGTGCGCCACGGCAGCAGGACGCGGTTCAACTGGAGCAAGCGCGGCCCGCGGGTGGTGCGCACCATCCTGCGCAGCGGCGCTCATGCCGTCGCGATCCAGGAGGCGACCGGAAGGGCCGGCGGCGGCCACGGCAAGCGGCGGCAGAGCCCCTGGATCCTCGCCCACCTCAACGCCGACGACCCCGACCCTGCCGCCCACTGGGTGGATGCGCTGCCCGAGGACGCCTACCGGGGCGAGGGGCACATCGGCACCCGGGTCTTCTTCGACGCGAACAAGTACGACAAGCTCGCGTCCGGCTTCGACCGGATCCGCGACCCGCACGCGCCGACGGCGTACGCGCCCTGGGTGCGCCTGATGGGCGCCGGCGGGTCCACGTCGCCGTTCATCCTGGTCAGCACCCACCTCGCGAACACCGACACCCGGCGGGCGTTCAACGCCCGCAACCGCGAGATCAAGCAGGTCATCGCCCTCACGCAGAGGCTGCGGGACACGTACGGCGGCCAGGTCGTCCTGGCGGGCGACTTCAACTCGACCGTCGACATCAAGCCCTACAACGGGGTGCAGACGGCGCTCCTGCGAGCCGGCTTCTACGACGCGTTCGCCTCGGCCAAGATCGTCCACTCGGACTTCGCGACGACCAACAGCCTGAAGTTCCCGGTCCGTCGCTCGCCGCACCGGCGCGACTACATCATGACCGTCGGCGGGACGCCGGGCTCGTGCCGCTACGTCAACTACGCGTACCGGAAGGCGTCGCAGGTGGCGTCCGACCACTTCATGCAGGCGGCGACGGTCCCGGTGTCCGCGGGCTGAAACCCGTGAAACCGCGGTGAAGGCAGCACGAAACCGGCACCGCGCATGCTCAGGGCATGACACACGTTCCTGACACCGACCTGGCCGTCGCGGCCTCCGGGCTCGTCAAGACCTTCGACGACTTCCGAGCGGTCGACGGCATCGACCTCGAGGTCCGTCGCGGCGAGGTCTTCGGCGTGCTCGGCCCCAACGGCGCGGGCAAGACCACCACCCTCAAGATGCTCGCCACCCTGCTGCCGCTGGACGGCGGCGAGGCCAGCATCTTCGGCGTCGACGTACGCCGCAACCCCCACATGATCCGGCAGCTCGTCGGCGTCACCGGGCAGTACGCCTCGGTCGACGAGAACCTCACCGGCTCGGAGAACCTCTGGCTCTTCGGCCGGCTGCAGGGCCTGTCCTCCGCCAGGTCGAAGGCCGTCGCCCACGACCTGCTCGAGCGCTTCGGCCTGACCGAGGCCCGCAACAAGCAGATCAAGACCTTCTCCGGCGGCATGCGCCGCCGGCTCGACCTGGCGGCGAGCCTGATCTCCCAGCCCCCGCTGATCTTCCTGGACGAGCCGACCACCGGCCTCGACCCGCGCACCCGCGGCCAGATGTGGGAGACCATCCGTGAGCTGATCCGGGAGGGCAGCACCGTGCTGCTGACGACGCAGTACCTCGACGAGGCCGACCAGCTCGCCGACCGGATCGCGGTCATCGACCGCGGCATCAAGGTCGCCGAGGGCACGCCGGACGAGCTCAAGACGTCGGTCGGCAGCTCGACGCTCCAGCTGCGGATGTCCGACCCGGCCGAGACCTCAGGCGCTGCCGACGTCGTACGACGCGTCCTCGGCGAGGAGCCGGTGCTCACCCCGGAGGCCGGCGGCATGAACGCCGCGCTCACCGACGCAAACCAGGCTGCCGACGTGCTGATCGCGCTGCGCCAGTCCGGGCTGTCGATCGCGTCCGCCACCGTCCAGAAGCCCACCCTCGACGAGGTGTTCATGGCCATCACCGGCCACAGCGCCGAGGACGAGAGCCACGAACCCCAGATGGAGGCTGCTAGATGAGCACCACCCTCCTCGCCGAGCACGAGACGACCGAGATCCTCGACCGGGTCATCGTCACCCGCCCGTCGCTCCGCGACACCCTCGACCAGAGCCTCGCGATGGCCTGGCGTGCCCTGAAGAAGATGCGCCGCAACCCGGAGCAGTGGTTCGACGTCACGCTCCAGCCGCTGCTCTTCACGGCGATGTTCGCCTACATCTTCGGCGGCGCGATCACGGGCAGCGTGCAGGACTACCTGCCGCTCCTCATCACCGGCATCCTGGCCCAGACGGCCCTCACGGCCAGCATGGCCACCGGCATCCAGCTCCGGGAGGACATGGACAAGGGGGTCTTCGACCGGTTCAAGTCGCTGCCGATCGCCCGGATCGCCCCGCTCGTCGGGCCGGCGCTCGCCGACCTGGTCCGCTACGGCACGGCCGCGACCCTCACCATCCTGACCGGGCTGCTCATGGGCTACCGCCCCGGCGGCGGCGTCCTCGGGGTGCTGGGCGGCTGGCTGCTCACGGTGGTCGCCGGCTGGTCGCTCGCCTGGATCTTCACCTACCTCGGCACCCGCGCCCGCAGCGCCCAGGCGGTGCAAGGGATCTCGATGATGATCATGTTCCCGTTGACCTTCCTGTCCAACGCGTTCGTGCCGACCAGCACGCTGCCGGGATGGCTCGAGGCGTTCGTCAAGGTCAACCCGGTGTCGCTGGTCATCTCCGCGGTCCGCGACCTGATGAACGACGGTGCGGTCACCGCCAACGTCGGCTGGGCGCTGCTCGGCTGCGGGATCGTGGTCGCGATCTTCCTGCCGCTCTCCGTCAGGTCCTACTCCCGCAAGATGTGATCAGGCGACGGGCCACCGGAGCCGTCTACCCGAGCTCCGCCAGCAGGTCACCGACCTCCGGGCGGAGCTCGGGGGCGTGCCGGCCCTCGAGCGAGGCCCGGATCCGGGCCTCCTCCCCCGGCAGGACGTCCTCGGCGAGCGCCAGCCCCGGAGCCCAGGCCAGGCTCGGCAGCTGCCGGTTGTAGCCGAACCGGTCGGCGTAGACGAGCAGGCGTACGGCGCGCTCGGCCCGGGTCGGGTCCGGCTGGTCGGCCAGCTCCCAGACGGCGAGCGCGAAGAGGATCGAGCCGAAGACCGGGAAGTCGAGGAAGCCGATCGCGCCGTCGAGGATCCGCGGCGACTTGTCCAGCAGGTCGCGGCGCAGCCCCTCCACCTCGTCCCGCTGGTCGTGCAGCACGTGGGCGGCGACGGCCGCGGCCTCGGCGTACAGGGTCCACGGCTCGAACCCGAGCATGGTCTCCAGGCCCGGGAAGCTGCGCGCGGACAGGGTCTTGGCGGCCTCGCGATAGCCCCGGAGCCCGAGGTCGACGCGGCCTGCGGCCAGATCGAGCTCGGGTCGGCCGCAGAGAAGGATGATGGCGGCACCGAAGATGCCGGTGGCGCCGTCGGAGGCCTCGATCTCGTCGAAGATCCGCTCCGCCTCGTCGATCCGGCCGTCCTCGAGGGCACCCATGGCCAGCACGGCCTTGAGCTGGGCGACGTCCTCGTCGGCGCCGAGGGCGTCCAGCACGGGGATCGCGTCGCGGGCATAGCCCATCGCCTCGGTCATCTCGCCGACCTGCATCGTGAGACCGGCGAGCTGCGCGCGGATCAGCGCCGCGCCCCATGGGCCGTCGGCCTCGTCCGTGAGCGCCAGGGCTCGTAGGCCGTGCTCCTGCGCGAGCCTGATCTCGCCCTGGTTCTCGTGGAACTGGCTCGACCACTGCAGTGCGAGCTGCGCGATCCGCCGGTCGTCGTCCGAGCACATCTCCTCGACCGCGCCGAAATGACCGTCGTCGACCGTTGCGCGCGCGGCGAGCAGCACGGTGGCCGCGATCCCGCTCCGCGTCCCCCGGGCGCCAGGACCCAGCTGCTCCAGGCGGTCGAACGCCCGACCGACCGTCGAGTCGCTGAAGATCATCGAGTTGAAGGCGATGGCGGTCAGGGTCGTGCGGTACGACTCCTCGAGCTCGGGCGAGATCGCCGCGTCCACCACGACCGCCTCGACGTCCGGCGAGATGTTGACGACCTTGAGATGACTCCCCTCGATCGTCCAGAAGTCCGACAGGCAGGCCATCACGACGACCACGGCGTCGGCGTCCTCGGTGCGCAGGCACCGCCGCAGCAGGTCGACGAGGTTGCCCTCCTCGGTGCGGATGGCGGTCATCGTCTCGACCTGGCGCGGACCGAAGAGCCGGCTCTCGCAGCGCAGCGCGAACTCCGTGCCCCAGGTGCGCAGCCGGGCGATCGTCTCGGTGTCGTCGCCGGAGCCGACCAGCTGCATCTGCCCGAACTCACGCACCGTCTCCAGCAGGCGGTAGCGGAGCTCGCCCGCACCCTCGACCACCGTCACCAGCGACTGGTCCGCGAGGTTGGCGAGCGCCCCGAGCGCGTCACTGCCGACGACCGCCTCGGCGCCCCCGAGGGAGAAGCCGTCGCGGAAGATCGAGAGCCGCCGCAGGGCGACGCGCTCGTCGTCGTGGAGCAGGTTCCAGCTCCAGTCGATGACGGCGAGCAGGGTCTGGTGACGCTCGGGCGCGTCGCGGGACCCTCCTCGCAGCAGGGCGAAGCGGTCCTCGATGCGGCGCTCGATCTCGGCGACCGACATGACACGGACCTTGGCGGCCGCGAGCTCGACCGCCAGCGGGAGCCCGTCGAGGCGGGCGACGAGCGAGCGCACCTCGTCCTCGGCCAGGCGTACGCCGGGGCGGGCCGCCGTGGCCCGCTCGCGGAAGAGCTCGACGGCGTCGTCGAGACTCAGCTGCGGGAGCTGGTAGACGCGCTCGGCGGCGATGCCCAGCGGCGCCCGGGTCGTGGTCAGGACGCGCAGCGACGGAGTCCGCTGCACCAGCACCGAGACGAGGTCGGCGACGGCGTCGACGAGGTGCTCGCAGTTGTCGAGGATGAGCAGGGCGGGCGCGGTGCCTACCTGGTCCACGATGCGGCTGACCAGGTCGGTACGACGCGCCGCCGCCGACGTGAGCCGGCCCGTGACCGACTCCCGGACGCCGAGGACATCGCCGACCTCGACCGTGACGCCCTCCGGCGAGGTCACGCCGGCGAGCTCGACGAAGTGCACGACGGGCTGCTCGGCCAGCCGACCCATCAGGTGGGCCAGCCGGGTCT
It encodes the following:
- a CDS encoding ATP-binding cassette domain-containing protein, translating into MTHVPDTDLAVAASGLVKTFDDFRAVDGIDLEVRRGEVFGVLGPNGAGKTTTLKMLATLLPLDGGEASIFGVDVRRNPHMIRQLVGVTGQYASVDENLTGSENLWLFGRLQGLSSARSKAVAHDLLERFGLTEARNKQIKTFSGGMRRRLDLAASLISQPPLIFLDEPTTGLDPRTRGQMWETIRELIREGSTVLLTTQYLDEADQLADRIAVIDRGIKVAEGTPDELKTSVGSSTLQLRMSDPAETSGAADVVRRVLGEEPVLTPEAGGMNAALTDANQAADVLIALRQSGLSIASATVQKPTLDEVFMAITGHSAEDESHEPQMEAAR
- a CDS encoding ATP-binding protein; translated protein: MPSSADGPISPRLRVLDDVTWSGEPVPGERTHALLRVLVEAGTRGLSEQALVEEVWGDDVPANPTKALQVVVSRARSATSPTAIERTARGYRLALASTDVDAWALRPEGLRLAAAGEYAAALPLLERAEPDDEVVAALLRSLAAVHGAPAALDRYETYRGDLADRLGVDPSPDLQALHSELLARDRPVREGLLYEASRLIGRADDVTALEAMIRTSRVTSIVGPGGLGKTRLAHLMGRLAEQPVVHFVELAGVTSPEGVTVEVGDVLGVRESVTGRLTSAAARRTDLVSRIVDQVGTAPALLILDNCEHLVDAVADLVSVLVQRTPSLRVLTTTRAPLGIAAERVYQLPQLSLDDAVELFRERATAARPGVRLAEDEVRSLVARLDGLPLAVELAAAKVRVMSVAEIERRIEDRFALLRGGSRDAPERHQTLLAVIDWSWNLLHDDERVALRRLSIFRDGFSLGGAEAVVGSDALGALANLADQSLVTVVEGAGELRYRLLETVREFGQMQLVGSGDDTETIARLRTWGTEFALRCESRLFGPRQVETMTAIRTEEGNLVDLLRRCLRTEDADAVVVVMACLSDFWTIEGSHLKVVNISPDVEAVVVDAAISPELEESYRTTLTAIAFNSMIFSDSTVGRAFDRLEQLGPGARGTRSGIAATVLLAARATVDDGHFGAVEEMCSDDDRRIAQLALQWSSQFHENQGEIRLAQEHGLRALALTDEADGPWGAALIRAQLAGLTMQVGEMTEAMGYARDAIPVLDALGADEDVAQLKAVLAMGALEDGRIDEAERIFDEIEASDGATGIFGAAIILLCGRPELDLAAGRVDLGLRGYREAAKTLSARSFPGLETMLGFEPWTLYAEAAAVAAHVLHDQRDEVEGLRRDLLDKSPRILDGAIGFLDFPVFGSILFALAVWELADQPDPTRAERAVRLLVYADRFGYNRQLPSLAWAPGLALAEDVLPGEEARIRASLEGRHAPELRPEVGDLLAELG
- a CDS encoding maleylpyruvate isomerase family mycothiol-dependent enzyme; the protein is MARLEFPDYLRHIEDESARLRAVLADCDPEARVPGCPNWTAADLLAHHGGVLDFWATIIERRPVGPDDLEEPSPPASYAERLALHEANAARLVAALGAADPAEPAWTWSTEQTVGFTFRRQAHEALIHRLDAEQTAGQVTPLDPALAADGVDECLDVMFGGAPSWGEFAPLPHFVRVDVTDRDESSWVQIGRFTGTDPDGEHHDLEDIRVVAAPGTEADAVVSGPGPALDAWLWRRGDDSDVQVSGDRGVYDRFRLAVNHPIN
- a CDS encoding ABC transporter permease, yielding MSTTLLAEHETTEILDRVIVTRPSLRDTLDQSLAMAWRALKKMRRNPEQWFDVTLQPLLFTAMFAYIFGGAITGSVQDYLPLLITGILAQTALTASMATGIQLREDMDKGVFDRFKSLPIARIAPLVGPALADLVRYGTAATLTILTGLLMGYRPGGGVLGVLGGWLLTVVAGWSLAWIFTYLGTRARSAQAVQGISMMIMFPLTFLSNAFVPTSTLPGWLEAFVKVNPVSLVISAVRDLMNDGAVTANVGWALLGCGIVVAIFLPLSVRSYSRKM